From Erigeron canadensis isolate Cc75 chromosome 8, C_canadensis_v1, whole genome shotgun sequence, one genomic window encodes:
- the LOC122579130 gene encoding uncharacterized WD repeat-containing protein C3H5.08c-like, with product MGDNSEDEGDEFFDANDVMYDSGSDCDCSTSGFGYDYWVRRNLECVDSRRDKFLRCMGLNSRWLLKKGDQDDYKNDDEDDFVDAIRDDTEFVLSENLEFHGKFHCRQLSLSDWSNESVKSVSSVFVNDRLVVKTGNCDESSDDILLNESVGFGEDGLVEKKGNLCLSSLGEGETFNLLARRKKMKKGWLQKLNVIARITDRHDETMTLKANHVHSKDGVCIHSVHVRAHKKKSKELSSVYATQEFPAHHGSISMIKFSHDGRYLASAGEDGIVRIWKIFEDQDPKNYDIQGTDPSSYYFSTNHLSELAPLKADKEKTRKIKGFAKSSELACVILPPKVFRILEKPVQEFHGHGGEILSLSWSRNRHLLSSSVDNTVRMWKLGHHECLKVFTHNNYVTCVEFNPVDDNCFISGSIDGKVRIWDCHNCQVVDWIDLGDIVTAVCYNPDGKGSIVGTLDGKCSFYDIIDDRMQLHTQICSLSKKKWPKRITGFQFCPTDSRKVMVSSADSQVRILCGVNLVCKFKGNKSSGSQMSATFTSDGKHIISAADDSNVYVWNHISPDKLFTKPKSNLSYENFLSHNATMAIPWCGIKSIAAALPSPRLVLNNNLNNNNTVLPRSTIDSPRMPSPSANRGFFLESLLKGLPTWPAEKLQDLTQVSVSPSMRKSEYKFLKNAYRSTFVAPHMWGLVIVAAGWDGRIRTYLNYGLPLRL from the exons ATGGGTGATAATAGTGAAGACGAAGGTGATGAGTTCTTTGATGCCAATGATGTAATGTATGACTCGGGTTCTGATTGTGATTGTTCCACTTCTGGTTTTGGTTATGATTATTGGGTTCGTAGGAATTTGGAATGTGTCGATTCTAGACGTGATAAGTTCCTGAGATGCATGGGTTTGAATTCTAGAtggcttttaaaaaaaggtgatcaagatgattacaaaaatgatgatgaagatgattttGTTGATGCGATAAGAGATGACACCGAGTTTGTTTTGAGTGAAAATTTGGAGTTTCATGGTAAGTTTCATTGTAGGCAGCTATCTTTGTCTGATTGGTCGAATGAATCTGTGAAGTCGGTATCTTCTGTTTTTGTAAACGATCGTCTTGTAGTCAAAACTGGAAATTGTGATGAATCAAGTGATGACATTTTATTGAATGAATCGGTTGGTTTCGGTGAAGATGGTCTGGTTGAGAAGAAAGGTAATTTATGTTTGTCGTCACTAGGAGAAGGTGAAACCTTTAATTTGTTGGCTAGgagaaagaaaatgaagaagggTTGGCTGCAAAAGCTAAATGTCATAGCTCGGATTACAGATAGACATGACGAAACAATGACTTTAAAGGCTAATCACGTACATTCAAAGGACGGTGTGTGTATTCACTCTGTTCATGTACGTGCACATAAAAAGAAATCGAAAGAGTTATCATCTGTTTATGCCACACAAGAGTTTCCAGCACACCATGGCTCAATATCTATGATAAAGTTCAGTCATGATGGTAGATACTTGGCAAGTGCTGGTGAAGATGGTATTGTGCGCATTTGGAAGAtttttgaagatcaagatccaaaaaattatgatattcaAGGAACCGATCCTTCATCCTATTACTTTTCGACTAACCATCTCTCTGAATTAGCCCCTCTTAAAGCAGATAAAGAGAAAACACGTAAGATTAAAGGTTTTGCTAAATCATCAGAACTGGCTTGTGTTATTTTGCCACCTAAAGTCTTCAGAATTTTGGAGAAACCTGTGCAAGAATTCCATGGTCATGGTGGTGAGATCTTGTCCCTCTCATGGTCTAGAAACAGG CATCTTCTATCATCTTCTGTTGATAATACGGTTCGTATGTGGAAACTTGGGCATCATGAATGCCTAAAAGTCTTTACTCATAACAACTATG TGACGTGTGTTGAGTTTAATCCTGTGGATGATAACTGTTTCATTAGCGGCTCCATAGATGGAAAAGTACGCATCTGGGATTGTCATAATTGTCAGGTTGTTGATTGGATCGATCTTGGCGATATTGTCACAGCTGTATGTTATAATCCAGATGGGAAG GGAAGCATTGTTGGTACCTTAGACGGGAAATGCAGTTTCTATGATATAATTG ATGATCGGATGCAATTGCATACTCAAATATGCTCATTGAGTAAAAAGAAGTGGCCTAAGCGAATAACTGGATTTCAGTTTTGCCCGACTGACTCCAGGAAAGTCATGGTTTCATCAGCTGATTCACAAGTGAGAATCCTTTGCGGGGTCAACCTTGTTTGCAAATTTAAGG GGAATAAAAGTTCAGGAAGCCAAATGTCAGCAACCTTTACATCTGATGGAAAACACATAATTTCAGCCGCGGATGACTCAAACGTATACGTGTGGAATCACATTAGCCCTGATAAGCTCTTTACAAAACCCAAAAGCAACTTATCATATGAAAATTTCTTGTCACACAACGCTACAATGGCCATACCATGGTGTGGTATTAAAAGCATAGCAGCAGCACTTCCATCTCCAAGACTTGTGTTaaataataacttaaataacaataacacaGTTCTCCCAAGGAGCACAATCGATTCACCCAGAATGCCATCACCATCAGCCAATCGTGGGTTCTTCTTGGAGTCGTTGCTGAAGGGTCTACCAACATGGCCGGCTGAGAAACTTCAGGATTTAACTCAAGTTAGTGTGTCACCTTCAATGCGTAAATCAGAATACAAATTCTTGAAAAATGCCTATAGGAGCACTTTTGTTGCTCCACACATGTGGGGTCTGGTGATTGTTGCAGCGGGTTGGGATGGACGGATTAGGACGTATTTGAATTACGGATTACCTCTCAGGTTGTGA